The genomic region GCAGGAAAGGGGCTTTTACAGTATCAACAGGTATTTGGCATGGTAATTGCAACATGTTAGCAGACCTAATACAAGGAGGTTGGTATCATGGCGATAGACTACATTCCATCACAGCCTTTTTTTGAGCTATCTACCAAAGAGTTCAAATCTACATTTAGAACACAGTCCGGGCACTTAACCCAGTACTATAGCTTTTCATTGCCCCAAAAAGCAGCAAAACCAATAGTGGCTGTTCCTGATGGAACAGTAGACATAATATTCCATTGTTCTCCCTCCAAACCTAAAGCTTATATTTGTGGCTCTGTTAAAAAAGGGAAGGAAATATGTTTTAAGAATGGAATAGAGTATTTTGGTGTACGTTTCCTTCCAGGAGGAGCTGAAGAACTACTTGATTGTCCTTTGTCCCATTTTACAGATCAGGAAGTTCTTTTAGAAGATGTTCATAAAAAGACAAGTTCTTTGATTGATTCCATCAATATGGCAAAAAGTTTTGAAGAACGTATAAACTTGTTTGAGTCATATAACACTGTTCACCAATCACCACAAAAACAAATGTGGCTTGTAAATTACATGCTTGAACGTATTAACAACACCCGAGGGGAAATCCGTATACAGGAATTAGCTGATGACACAGGTTTTTCTGCAAGACATATTAATAATGTCTTCAAAACTCATGTCGGAATCGCCCCTAAACTCTTCATAAGGATTGTTCGTTTTCAAAAATGTTTTAGCCTTATACGCAACCAACTTTCCTTTGATTATACGGAGATGGCACAGGAAGCAGGCTACTACGATCAAGCTCATTTTATTAAAGAATTCAAAGAATTTTCCTTATGCACACCAACCCAAATCGGAATATGTTAAAAACCTCTTTGATCATATCAATCTGGAAAATAAAATTTAATAAATTTTTATTATACAAATAGTTACGTAATTAAGACATCTATTATTAATAGTTCCGTTTTTTCCAATACCACTAGAAATAACCCATGCTATCAAGAGAGTAAGATCATTAAAGGAGTTAGTAATGCCGAATCTAAAAAGGACCTTGGGATTTTGGTCATGCCTATCTGTAAGTATGGGATTGGTTGTGGCCTCTAGTACATTAGTCACCTTAGGACAGGGAATGGGAATAGCCGGAGCAGGATTTATCTTTGCTATGATTGCGGCCTGGTTGCTTCAACATTTTTCTGCTCAATCATTTGGAGAGCTCTCTTGTATGATGCCCTATGCGGGAGGGCTAGGGTCTTATACAAAAGTAGCTTTAGGTACATTAGTGGCTATGGTGGCCACAATAGCAGGGTATGTTATACCAAATATATTTGCAGCTCCTGCAGAGTTAACTATTGCAGGTTCTGTTCTATCAGCAACATTTGCCCCAAGCGTAAATCCGCTGGTGTTTGGTGGTTTGCTCTTTGGTTTATTCATTGTGTTTAACCTTTTAGGTGTCGATGTTTTTGCCAAGACACAGATCCTCTTTACAACAATCATGATGGTGTCTATCACCGTATTAGGGCTCATTGGTTTAACAGGAATTGCCAATGACCCCATCCAGACGCTTAGTGGTCTGGAAAGCTTCAACCCCATGGGATGGGGAGTCTTTGGTTTAACGGCACTAGCCATTTGGTTATACATTGGAATTGAATTTGTCACTCCTATGGCTCAGGAAGTTAAAAACCCAGAGAAACACATTCCCAAAGCTATGACTGTAG from Spirochaeta cellobiosiphila DSM 17781 harbors:
- a CDS encoding helix-turn-helix domain-containing protein: MAIDYIPSQPFFELSTKEFKSTFRTQSGHLTQYYSFSLPQKAAKPIVAVPDGTVDIIFHCSPSKPKAYICGSVKKGKEICFKNGIEYFGVRFLPGGAEELLDCPLSHFTDQEVLLEDVHKKTSSLIDSINMAKSFEERINLFESYNTVHQSPQKQMWLVNYMLERINNTRGEIRIQELADDTGFSARHINNVFKTHVGIAPKLFIRIVRFQKCFSLIRNQLSFDYTEMAQEAGYYDQAHFIKEFKEFSLCTPTQIGIC